Proteins encoded in a region of the Corynebacterium breve genome:
- a CDS encoding HAD family hydrolase codes for MTPRLIASDIDGTFLDSHDRVTPRLRDAVMRAVHSGAHFALATGRPHRWVFPVIDQLPIRPMCICANGAVLYDPSEDKVLTAHTLDPDVMARIADIAQHVYEPHGGVAFGAERVGQSAFDPEEEAFVTTPNYSTEVWSEGHGVQPLHELVAQPAVKMILRNLAISSAEMFDLIADEIDPEEAHVTYSMNDGLLEIAAPGINKATGVSTLAAQLGVEQQDVATFGDMPNDIEMLAWAGTGIAMSNAAPLVQEVADFVTTSNDDFGVALVLEKWF; via the coding sequence ATGACTCCCCGCCTGATTGCCAGCGATATCGACGGAACCTTTCTGGATTCCCACGATCGAGTGACACCGAGGTTGCGCGACGCAGTAATGCGCGCGGTTCACTCCGGTGCCCATTTCGCACTGGCAACCGGGCGCCCACACCGCTGGGTTTTCCCGGTGATAGATCAGCTGCCGATTCGTCCGATGTGTATCTGCGCCAACGGGGCAGTGTTATACGACCCGTCTGAGGACAAGGTTCTCACCGCCCACACCCTCGACCCAGACGTGATGGCGCGGATCGCTGACATCGCACAGCACGTCTACGAACCACATGGGGGAGTGGCCTTTGGCGCGGAACGGGTTGGCCAATCAGCGTTTGACCCCGAAGAAGAAGCGTTTGTTACCACCCCGAACTACTCCACCGAGGTGTGGTCCGAAGGCCACGGTGTGCAGCCTTTGCACGAGTTGGTCGCGCAGCCCGCGGTGAAGATGATCCTGCGCAACCTGGCTATTTCATCTGCGGAGATGTTCGACCTCATCGCAGACGAGATCGACCCTGAGGAAGCGCACGTTACCTACTCGATGAACGATGGCCTGCTGGAAATCGCCGCGCCGGGTATCAACAAGGCCACGGGAGTCTCGACCCTGGCGGCGCAGCTCGGCGTAGAGCAGCAAGATGTGGCAACTTTCGGAGATATGCCTAACGACATCGAAATGCTCGCGTGGGCCGGAACCGGAATCGCAATGTCTAACGCCGCGCCACTTGTCCAAGAAGTGGCAGATTTCGTGACCACCTCGAACGACGATTTCGGCGTTGCACTCGTGCTAGAAAAGTGGTTTTAG
- a CDS encoding lysophospholipid acyltransferase family protein, protein MEYRIAAGQFQVPADLEEFPLHPTESKERFYQWVIGRLKGLLRLQKVQVTCYGAEHIPAESGAIIAMNHTGYYDFMFGEVAPHIRGKRLLRFMAKREVFDVPVLGNIMNSMWHIPVDRSAGGSSVDAAVERIYRGQLVGIFPEATISRSFELANFKNGAARIAQQADAPLIPMVTWGSQRFWTKGREKELGRNGYPVIIRLGEPVDTTGTSDEVIARLKAAMQVLLDDVRAEYNERFGPFEPGMDWMPASMGGTAPTLEEADDINRRVKAEKIEKKKAKEARKINRRADRALKKDVT, encoded by the coding sequence ATGGAATACCGCATCGCAGCAGGTCAGTTCCAGGTACCTGCAGACCTCGAGGAATTTCCACTTCACCCGACGGAATCGAAAGAGCGCTTTTACCAGTGGGTGATCGGCCGGCTCAAGGGCCTGCTGCGCCTACAAAAAGTACAGGTAACGTGCTACGGCGCGGAGCACATTCCTGCAGAATCTGGTGCGATCATCGCGATGAACCACACCGGCTACTACGACTTCATGTTCGGTGAAGTCGCCCCGCACATCCGCGGAAAGCGGCTGCTACGCTTCATGGCGAAGAGGGAAGTTTTCGATGTTCCGGTCCTAGGCAACATCATGAACTCGATGTGGCACATCCCAGTCGATCGTTCGGCCGGTGGCTCCAGCGTCGATGCTGCTGTCGAGCGCATCTATCGGGGCCAACTCGTCGGCATTTTCCCCGAAGCAACCATCTCTCGGTCCTTTGAACTGGCAAACTTTAAAAACGGTGCCGCACGCATTGCACAGCAGGCCGATGCGCCACTGATTCCGATGGTCACGTGGGGCTCCCAACGCTTCTGGACAAAAGGCCGCGAAAAGGAGCTGGGACGCAATGGCTACCCAGTGATCATTCGCCTAGGCGAACCAGTGGACACAACTGGCACATCCGATGAAGTCATCGCCCGCTTGAAGGCAGCGATGCAGGTGCTTCTCGACGACGTCCGCGCTGAGTACAACGAGCGCTTCGGCCCGTTCGAACCCGGCATGGACTGGATGCCAGCCTCGATGGGTGGCACCGCACCAACTCTCGAAGAAGCAGATGACATCAACCGCCGCGTGAAAGCCGAGAAAATCGAGAAGAAGAAAGCGAAAGAAGCGCGCAAGATTAACAGACGTGCCGATAGGGCACTGAAAAAGGACGTGACCTAA
- a CDS encoding GntR family transcriptional regulator: MDREAETAATASRLSTSTRTITEGPEPKHAQLRAILEELCDTTLKPGELLPGERVLEEQFSVSRITVRRAIGDLVAAGKLRRVRGKGTFVAPNPLVSRLHLASFSDEMRAQKVDATSKILLSARDTAPDDVVNFFRSQSTAQHIHLRRLRLGDGEPYSIDDAWYNGHFTPDLLENDVYNSVYTLLEKNYGLPVTEADQTVTAVAASDSQAALLDVSPGSPLLHIVRFARSGDKPVELCASVYRTDRYRLTTRVTRELD, from the coding sequence ATGGACCGCGAGGCAGAGACTGCTGCGACGGCTTCACGCCTGTCGACGAGCACAAGGACGATCACGGAGGGCCCAGAGCCTAAGCACGCGCAATTACGTGCGATCTTGGAAGAACTGTGCGATACCACCCTGAAACCAGGCGAATTGCTCCCCGGCGAGCGCGTCCTCGAAGAGCAATTCAGCGTTTCACGCATCACCGTTCGTCGCGCCATCGGCGATCTTGTCGCAGCGGGAAAGCTCCGTCGTGTCAGGGGCAAAGGCACGTTCGTTGCACCGAACCCCTTGGTCAGTCGCCTTCACCTTGCATCGTTTTCCGACGAAATGCGCGCCCAGAAGGTCGATGCGACATCGAAGATTCTTCTTTCCGCACGCGATACCGCGCCGGATGACGTGGTCAACTTCTTCCGCTCTCAATCCACCGCACAGCACATCCATTTGCGACGCCTCCGCCTCGGTGATGGTGAGCCCTATTCCATTGATGACGCCTGGTATAACGGACATTTCACTCCCGACCTGCTGGAAAACGACGTATACAATTCTGTGTATACGCTCCTAGAAAAGAATTACGGACTGCCTGTCACAGAGGCCGATCAAACCGTGACAGCTGTTGCCGCAAGTGATTCTCAAGCCGCGTTGTTGGACGTTTCCCCCGGTAGTCCCCTCTTGCACATTGTGAGGTTTGCGCGCTCCGGGGACAAGCCTGTTGAGTTATGCGCATCGGTATACCGCACCGATAGGTACCGGTTGACTACCAGAGTTACACGAGAACTGGACTAG
- a CDS encoding septum formation family protein: MSSTSTWRSPAGVRALLIAALAGTVAVGSFYYFSDEPGDSTTQASQITDPAADSDTTSAEPIAPFTTADKGSCLTWDIDDDGEVSNFEQTSCDTEHRFEVSVREDLGTYPTSEFGRDADMPTQTRQAQLREELCHTPTIRYLDGRYDSVGKYSIAPILPPAAAWEQGDRTMLCGLQVTDSTGTPQLNEGRAVEQDQANYAEPGECVVADSSNVVQTVDCGEDHAIEVTRVENLAPVFPDSTPSIEDQDEHLKDVCTDAAIEFLGGEENLYQSTLQPYWGTLPAERWEGGSRTVNCGLVHANNDGGFSSLKGSATAGRDGFTIDGEKPAEQPERDPIREN, translated from the coding sequence ATGTCTTCCACATCTACTTGGCGTTCCCCCGCAGGCGTGCGCGCCCTGCTGATTGCAGCACTTGCAGGGACCGTCGCCGTGGGTTCTTTCTACTACTTTTCCGACGAGCCCGGCGACTCAACCACGCAGGCGTCGCAAATCACGGATCCAGCAGCTGATTCAGACACTACTTCGGCCGAGCCGATCGCGCCGTTTACCACAGCCGACAAAGGTTCCTGCCTAACGTGGGACATCGACGACGACGGTGAAGTAAGCAACTTCGAACAAACCAGCTGCGATACTGAGCACCGCTTTGAGGTCAGCGTGCGCGAAGACCTAGGCACCTACCCCACCAGTGAGTTCGGCCGCGACGCCGACATGCCAACCCAAACACGTCAGGCCCAGCTGCGCGAGGAGCTCTGCCACACGCCGACGATCCGTTACCTTGACGGCCGCTACGACTCAGTGGGCAAGTACTCCATCGCCCCGATCCTTCCTCCCGCAGCCGCCTGGGAACAGGGCGACCGCACCATGTTGTGTGGCCTCCAAGTCACCGACTCCACTGGCACCCCGCAGCTCAATGAGGGCCGCGCGGTAGAACAGGATCAAGCCAACTACGCCGAGCCCGGCGAATGTGTTGTCGCCGATTCTTCCAACGTCGTCCAAACCGTGGACTGCGGGGAAGACCACGCCATCGAGGTCACTCGGGTGGAAAATCTCGCCCCAGTATTCCCGGACAGCACCCCAAGCATCGAGGATCAGGACGAGCACCTTAAAGATGTCTGCACCGACGCAGCAATCGAGTTCCTAGGCGGCGAGGAAAACCTCTATCAGTCCACCTTGCAGCCTTATTGGGGAACACTTCCGGCGGAGCGCTGGGAAGGTGGCAGCCGCACCGTGAACTGTGGCCTGGTCCACGCCAACAATGACGGCGGTTTCTCTTCGCTAAAGGGTAGCGCTACAGCAGGTCGCGACGGGTTCACCATCGACGGCGAAAAGCCGGCAGAGCAACCAGAACGCGACCCGATCCGCGAAAACTAA
- a CDS encoding metallopeptidase family protein gives MNPVSDEFFESLIDDALDELPEQFARNMTNVVVLARAYNEDNPTLLGLFEGVPLPEQHANHSGFLPDAIFIYKDALERVCLDEQELRREVKTTVFHEVGHYFGLEEEDLHRLGWG, from the coding sequence ATGAACCCCGTAAGCGATGAATTTTTCGAGTCGCTTATCGACGACGCCCTCGACGAGCTCCCCGAGCAGTTCGCGCGCAACATGACCAACGTGGTCGTGCTCGCGCGGGCCTACAACGAGGACAATCCAACGCTGCTGGGCCTCTTCGAGGGTGTCCCGCTACCTGAGCAGCACGCGAACCACTCGGGTTTCCTACCCGATGCCATCTTCATCTACAAGGACGCTCTGGAACGGGTGTGCTTGGATGAGCAGGAGCTTCGTCGTGAAGTGAAAACCACAGTTTTTCACGAAGTCGGTCACTACTTCGGACTCGAAGAAGAAGACCTCCACCGCTTGGGTTGGGGCTAG
- a CDS encoding histidine phosphatase family protein: MLVLLRHGQTHSNVKRALDTKLPGAALTELGQQQSRDVGPEIMDLYAPERIVTSEALRARQTGHHAFGSLFDDIPAIAGLHEIAAGVHEMATHDEALIEYHEVVHQFFTGDTNAMLTGGENLETFLDRYRTGVEPLLEHTSVVVSHGSAIRTFAARATNVDPKFAQRAILHNCRFVVLNPVGEFGQWELVRWGDEEL, from the coding sequence ATGCTCGTACTCCTGCGCCACGGACAAACCCACTCCAACGTCAAACGCGCACTGGACACCAAACTGCCGGGCGCAGCGCTGACCGAACTTGGCCAGCAGCAATCGCGCGACGTTGGTCCAGAGATCATGGATCTGTACGCCCCAGAGCGCATCGTCACCAGTGAGGCCCTCCGCGCGCGCCAGACCGGGCACCACGCGTTCGGCTCGCTTTTCGACGACATCCCGGCCATCGCGGGACTGCATGAAATCGCAGCCGGCGTGCATGAAATGGCTACACACGACGAAGCGCTGATCGAATACCACGAGGTAGTGCACCAGTTCTTCACCGGCGACACCAACGCGATGCTGACCGGCGGCGAGAACCTAGAGACGTTCCTCGATCGGTACCGCACCGGCGTGGAACCGCTTCTTGAGCACACCTCAGTAGTGGTCAGTCATGGCTCCGCGATTCGTACTTTCGCGGCGCGCGCAACCAACGTTGATCCGAAGTTTGCCCAGCGTGCGATCCTGCACAACTGCCGTTTTGTAGTGCTCAACCCCGTGGGCGAATTCGGTCAGTGGGAATTGGTGCGCTGGGGCGACGAAGAGCTCTAG
- the pheA gene encoding prephenate dehydratase — translation MTTVAYLGPAGTFTEEALWKFRDQGAFGQGEVTALPAESPSEALNLIRTGEAQFAVVAIENSVDGAVTSTTDALIEAPGVQIYDELELSISFAIMTRPGAQLTDVRRFSTHPVAQRQVRDWVANNIPQVSFTAASSNAAAAKAVADGEADVAAAPLRAADLFGLEVHAQGIADMATAQTRFIVVGPTGKPTPRTGKDRSFVVFDLPNEPGTLVGALQEFAFRGVNMSRIESRPTRKTARTYNFYVDLVGHIDDAPLAEALRNLWLRANSVTFLGSWPAAAGEEREKALAHDIARLEAATNWVKDAQEGR, via the coding sequence ATGACAACTGTTGCGTACCTTGGACCAGCCGGAACCTTCACGGAAGAGGCTTTGTGGAAGTTTCGCGACCAGGGTGCGTTCGGGCAGGGGGAGGTCACCGCGTTGCCGGCCGAGTCCCCCTCGGAGGCGCTGAACCTGATTCGTACTGGCGAGGCGCAGTTCGCGGTTGTGGCGATCGAGAACTCCGTGGATGGTGCGGTCACGTCGACGACCGACGCGCTGATCGAGGCCCCGGGCGTGCAGATTTATGACGAACTTGAGCTGTCGATCTCTTTTGCGATCATGACCCGCCCGGGTGCGCAGCTAACCGATGTGAGGCGTTTTTCCACCCACCCCGTAGCCCAGCGCCAAGTGCGCGACTGGGTAGCGAATAACATTCCGCAGGTCAGCTTCACAGCCGCATCATCGAACGCGGCGGCGGCCAAGGCTGTGGCCGACGGTGAGGCGGATGTCGCGGCCGCACCGCTGCGCGCGGCAGACTTGTTCGGGCTGGAAGTCCACGCGCAAGGCATTGCCGATATGGCCACGGCACAGACTCGCTTCATTGTCGTGGGACCTACGGGAAAGCCCACTCCGCGCACGGGCAAGGACCGCTCCTTTGTCGTCTTCGATCTACCCAACGAGCCAGGCACATTGGTCGGTGCCCTGCAGGAGTTCGCGTTCCGTGGTGTGAACATGTCACGCATTGAGTCTCGCCCAACAAGAAAGACGGCGAGGACATATAATTTCTACGTTGACCTTGTAGGCCATATCGATGACGCACCACTTGCCGAAGCTCTTCGCAACCTGTGGCTGCGCGCCAACTCCGTGACTTTCCTCGGTTCCTGGCCTGCCGCCGCCGGGGAAGAACGCGAAAAGGCCCTAGCTCACGACATTGCCCGCCTCGAAGCCGCCACGAACTGGGTAAAGGATGCCCAAGAAGGACGCTGA
- a CDS encoding CPBP family intramembrane glutamic endopeptidase, which yields MSGVRSTLRLVNDLLAADALNDQDVTLNSRLSTSAWLDFALQLTSAATLFAWGLLALFLLEATLPRLRLPDWGWGACLAALIGIPGLGLYLLALQMGLSKEVIPTTEAAQIPVLLLWSAANAFGEEVVVVMWLITRLKQLRWSPAAAIAASSVLRGSYHLYQGVSAGFGNIVMGVVFGYYYHRTGKIWPLIIAHFLIDAVAFVGYLVLDLSWLGL from the coding sequence ATGAGCGGTGTGCGTTCGACCCTGCGACTTGTCAACGATCTCCTCGCCGCCGATGCCCTCAACGACCAAGATGTCACGCTCAACTCACGCTTATCGACGAGCGCCTGGCTCGACTTCGCCCTCCAACTGACCAGCGCAGCGACCCTGTTTGCTTGGGGCCTCCTGGCGTTGTTCTTACTAGAGGCCACTTTGCCGCGCCTGCGTCTTCCCGACTGGGGTTGGGGTGCATGCCTTGCCGCCCTGATCGGCATCCCTGGTTTGGGGCTATATCTGCTCGCGCTACAGATGGGTTTGTCAAAGGAAGTCATCCCCACCACCGAGGCCGCGCAGATCCCCGTTTTGCTGCTGTGGAGCGCCGCCAACGCATTTGGCGAAGAAGTCGTCGTAGTCATGTGGCTGATCACTCGATTGAAGCAACTTCGTTGGTCGCCAGCGGCTGCGATCGCCGCATCGAGTGTGCTGCGCGGCTCCTACCACCTGTACCAGGGTGTCTCGGCGGGCTTTGGCAATATCGTGATGGGTGTCGTGTTTGGCTATTATTACCACCGCACGGGCAAGATCTGGCCCCTGATTATCGCGCACTTCCTGATCGATGCCGTCGCGTTTGTTGGCTATTTGGTGTTAGATCTTTCTTGGCTTGGGCTTTAA
- a CDS encoding LCP family protein yields MSSDPRFPTPRDNSDDIVRGADGKPLVDRYGRPVHRRPSRPSQPQRPRYDESTRMDLPRTERPRTDRPRQQMPPRRPAYEPRRTPYSSQQPRPSYEQPGRRQAPAPQPEPVPMHITERQAPRRRAPRRRRRGGCMSGFTMIIATILVLGIVAVLLADARLTRVDAFPDEPIANTAGTNWLLVGSDSRQGLSDEDVERLGTGGEVGPSRTDTIMIMHIPTTGTPTLVSIPRDSLVSIPGYGEDKINASFAYGGPKLLATTVEQETGLRIDHYAEIGMGGLAGVVDAIGGVELCPEYPIQDPLAALDVQAGCQNMDGATALGYVRTRATPQGDIDRVARQREFMGALMSKVTSASVLANPIRSISLLFSSVAMFQVGDGDHIWHLLRLVFAFAGDNNSETVPVGGFMDTSVGNVVLWDEYAAEELFASLR; encoded by the coding sequence ATGTCTAGCGATCCACGCTTCCCCACACCCCGCGACAACTCCGACGACATCGTCCGCGGGGCAGACGGCAAACCCCTCGTCGATCGCTACGGGCGCCCCGTCCACCGCCGCCCGTCCCGTCCTTCGCAACCACAGCGCCCGCGTTACGACGAATCCACCCGCATGGACCTCCCCCGCACCGAACGGCCACGCACCGACCGCCCGCGCCAACAAATGCCACCGCGGCGCCCAGCGTATGAGCCCCGCCGTACCCCGTACTCCTCCCAGCAACCGCGCCCGTCTTACGAGCAGCCGGGTCGTCGTCAAGCACCTGCGCCACAGCCGGAACCCGTGCCAATGCACATCACCGAACGACAGGCACCCCGCCGACGAGCGCCTCGACGTCGCCGCCGTGGGGGCTGCATGTCGGGCTTCACGATGATCATCGCGACCATTCTGGTTCTCGGCATCGTGGCAGTCCTACTCGCCGACGCACGCCTCACGCGCGTCGACGCATTCCCCGACGAACCAATCGCGAACACAGCTGGAACCAACTGGCTGCTCGTGGGCTCCGACTCCCGCCAAGGGCTTAGCGACGAAGACGTCGAACGCCTAGGAACCGGCGGCGAAGTAGGACCGAGCCGTACCGACACCATCATGATCATGCACATCCCAACTACGGGCACGCCCACCTTGGTGTCGATCCCGCGTGACTCGCTGGTAAGTATCCCTGGTTACGGCGAAGACAAGATCAACGCATCCTTTGCCTACGGCGGCCCGAAGTTGCTGGCCACCACCGTGGAACAGGAAACCGGGCTGCGCATCGACCACTACGCTGAGATCGGCATGGGTGGTCTAGCGGGCGTTGTCGATGCCATCGGCGGTGTCGAACTATGTCCCGAGTACCCCATCCAGGACCCTCTCGCGGCATTAGACGTGCAGGCTGGTTGCCAAAACATGGACGGTGCCACCGCCCTCGGCTACGTGCGTACCCGTGCCACTCCGCAGGGCGACATCGACCGTGTTGCTCGCCAGCGCGAGTTCATGGGCGCGTTGATGTCCAAGGTCACTTCGGCCAGCGTGCTGGCGAACCCAATCCGCAGCATCTCCCTGCTGTTTAGCAGCGTGGCGATGTTCCAGGTGGGCGACGGCGACCACATTTGGCACCTGTTGCGCTTGGTCTTCGCCTTCGCGGGCGACAACAACTCGGAGACTGTCCCTGTCGGTGGCTTCATGGACACATCTGTGGGCAACGTGGTGCTCTGGGACGAGTACGCGGCCGAGGAACTCTTCGCCTCATTGCGCTAG
- a CDS encoding ABC transporter ATP-binding protein, with the protein MATVEFRQASRIYDPERPPAVSRVNLDIADGEFLVLVGPSGCGKSTTLRMLAGLEPIDEGQIFIDGKDVTETRARDRDVAMVFQSYALYPNMTARQNMAFALENKKVDKATIDERVAFATKMLELEDLIDKKPAAMSGGQRQRVAMGRAIVRQPKVFLMDEPLSNLDAKLRVSTRAQIAALQRELGTTTVYVTHDQTEAMTLGDRVCVLKSGILQQVDSPAVLYENPGNTFVATFIGSPSMSLLDGIAVENGRAVLGEGHTLDLGMTSEQAAKVKGDKVIIGVRPENWEIVAINSDAPLDTPSVPLEVALVEHLGSEQYAYCHPIMTADSPVTVRGERITVRAPKGTLDQGDTIRVRPVPGSVVFFDPETEINLNYL; encoded by the coding sequence ATGGCAACTGTAGAATTTCGCCAGGCGTCCAGGATCTACGATCCAGAGCGCCCACCAGCGGTAAGCCGTGTCAACCTTGATATTGCAGACGGGGAGTTCCTCGTCCTCGTCGGACCTTCCGGTTGCGGTAAGTCAACAACTTTGCGCATGCTCGCCGGGTTGGAGCCTATCGACGAGGGCCAAATCTTCATCGACGGCAAGGATGTCACCGAAACCCGCGCTCGTGACCGTGACGTGGCAATGGTGTTCCAGTCGTACGCTTTGTACCCAAACATGACCGCACGCCAGAACATGGCCTTCGCGTTGGAAAACAAGAAGGTAGACAAGGCGACTATCGACGAGCGCGTCGCATTTGCCACCAAGATGCTCGAACTTGAGGATCTCATCGACAAGAAGCCGGCGGCGATGTCCGGTGGCCAGCGTCAGCGTGTGGCCATGGGGCGTGCAATCGTGCGCCAGCCAAAGGTCTTCCTCATGGACGAGCCACTGTCCAACCTGGATGCCAAGCTCCGTGTGTCCACCCGAGCACAAATCGCTGCTCTCCAGCGTGAATTGGGCACCACCACCGTGTACGTCACCCACGACCAGACCGAGGCAATGACCTTGGGCGATCGCGTCTGCGTACTCAAGAGTGGCATCCTTCAGCAGGTCGACAGCCCAGCGGTACTCTACGAAAATCCAGGCAACACCTTCGTGGCAACCTTCATCGGCTCCCCGTCGATGTCGCTGCTCGACGGAATTGCAGTGGAAAACGGCCGCGCGGTCCTCGGTGAGGGCCACACTCTTGACCTCGGCATGACCTCTGAACAGGCTGCAAAAGTGAAGGGCGACAAGGTCATCATCGGTGTGCGTCCAGAGAACTGGGAGATCGTAGCGATCAACAGTGACGCGCCGTTGGACACACCGTCTGTTCCGCTTGAGGTCGCGTTGGTTGAGCACTTGGGTTCCGAGCAGTACGCGTACTGCCACCCGATCATGACTGCGGATTCTCCAGTTACTGTCCGCGGCGAGCGCATCACCGTGCGCGCGCCTAAGGGCACCCTGGATCAGGGCGATACCATCCGTGTCCGCCCGGTTCCAGGCAGCGTGGTCTTCTTCGACCCGGAGACCGAAATCAACCTGAATTACCTGTAG
- a CDS encoding ABC transporter substrate-binding protein: protein MNPLNIELSRRHALGLGAVAASSVALTACAGSGGGSSAKDDGSPLKFWSNHPGSSQDIEKEIIEAWNKDNEDAQVELITGGSNYEELGQKFNAALSGGELPDLIVASDVTWFNFALNEQTTNLDDLWEEAGVDPDTIVDTLREDYAYEGGHYGVPYCRSTCLMYWNTDILAESGLPTDRGPETWEEFAEWAPKIKEVIGDKPVVVIPDGSNYLDWYFQGMVWAFGGAYSQEWEPTFTEDATIKAGEFLQQQVKLGHFEISTDPTVAFGNGNSAALLQSTGSLGGLTETASVEFITTFLPGPGPSCPTGGAGVAIPSGIADDRKVKALKFIDFLTNTENTIKFSQATGYMPMRKDAVEHPDEVAYLEENPNAKTALDQLEQNTQPQDYARVFVPGGGQRVGAALDRIAIAQEDVKTVFEDLAKETQDVIDRDIQPLL from the coding sequence ATGAACCCGCTCAACATTGAACTCTCTCGTCGTCACGCACTGGGCCTCGGCGCAGTTGCAGCATCCTCCGTCGCACTGACCGCTTGCGCAGGCTCCGGCGGCGGCAGCTCCGCAAAGGATGACGGCTCCCCACTGAAATTCTGGTCCAACCACCCTGGCTCCTCCCAGGACATCGAGAAAGAAATCATCGAAGCGTGGAACAAGGACAACGAGGATGCGCAGGTTGAGCTCATCACCGGCGGCTCAAACTATGAAGAACTCGGCCAAAAGTTCAACGCGGCTCTTTCCGGTGGTGAATTGCCGGACCTGATCGTTGCTTCCGACGTCACCTGGTTCAACTTCGCACTGAACGAGCAGACCACCAACCTCGACGACCTCTGGGAAGAAGCCGGTGTCGACCCAGACACCATCGTCGACACCCTGCGTGAGGACTACGCGTACGAGGGTGGACACTACGGCGTTCCTTACTGCCGCTCCACCTGCTTGATGTACTGGAACACCGACATACTGGCAGAATCTGGCCTGCCGACCGACCGCGGTCCAGAGACCTGGGAAGAGTTTGCAGAGTGGGCACCAAAGATCAAGGAAGTAATCGGCGACAAGCCAGTTGTCGTCATCCCTGACGGCTCCAACTACCTTGACTGGTACTTCCAGGGCATGGTTTGGGCATTTGGTGGCGCTTACTCGCAAGAGTGGGAGCCTACCTTCACCGAAGACGCAACTATCAAGGCTGGAGAATTCCTGCAGCAGCAGGTCAAGCTTGGCCACTTCGAGATCTCCACCGACCCAACAGTTGCATTCGGCAACGGCAACTCTGCGGCATTGTTGCAGTCCACCGGTTCCCTCGGTGGTCTGACCGAAACCGCTAGCGTCGAATTCATCACTACCTTCCTGCCTGGTCCGGGCCCATCCTGCCCAACCGGCGGTGCTGGCGTTGCGATCCCATCTGGCATCGCCGACGACCGCAAGGTCAAGGCCCTGAAATTCATCGACTTCCTGACCAACACCGAGAACACCATTAAGTTCTCCCAGGCAACTGGCTACATGCCAATGCGTAAGGATGCCGTTGAGCACCCAGACGAGGTTGCCTACCTGGAAGAGAACCCAAACGCAAAGACCGCCTTGGACCAGCTGGAACAGAACACCCAGCCACAGGACTACGCTCGCGTCTTCGTTCCTGGTGGTGGCCAGCGCGTCGGTGCTGCGCTCGATCGCATCGCCATCGCACAGGAAGACGTCAAGACCGTCTTCGAGGATCTGGCTAAGGAAACCCAGGATGTCATCGATCGTGACATCCAGCCGCTGCTCTAA
- a CDS encoding carbohydrate ABC transporter permease → MTAPERALPPVPGTQGDGEPTITDKQRNRKGAGVEHSSVWSKALGYIALVVTVLVIMVPMYFIVITSLKTYSDIYADPISFWPNPVEVGNYIRVLEVSGFLEYFRNSMIITTVLTIIEVTLGVLSAYGFAFLRFPGRNVLFLLVIATLMVPNQITIISNYALIAEMGLRNTYMGVILPLAAVAFGTYLMRNHFLSLPKEIMEAASMDGAGFWTTLFKVVLPMSWPTLSAFILITVVGEWNQYLWPFLITDTAATAPLPVGLTRLQDAEGLTNWGPVMAGTVLTTVPMLLVFLLLQKNMIKGLTAGAVKG, encoded by the coding sequence ATGACTGCACCTGAACGCGCTCTTCCACCAGTACCCGGCACTCAAGGTGATGGCGAACCAACAATCACCGACAAACAGCGCAATCGTAAAGGCGCTGGAGTAGAGCACTCGTCTGTCTGGTCAAAAGCTCTCGGCTACATCGCACTAGTTGTGACAGTGCTCGTCATCATGGTTCCGATGTATTTCATCGTCATCACGTCGTTGAAGACATACAGTGACATTTACGCTGACCCGATCTCTTTTTGGCCTAACCCTGTAGAGGTAGGTAACTACATTCGTGTCCTTGAAGTCTCTGGCTTCCTGGAGTACTTCCGTAACTCCATGATCATCACCACTGTGCTGACGATCATTGAAGTCACCTTGGGTGTGCTGAGTGCTTACGGCTTCGCATTCCTTCGCTTCCCGGGAAGAAACGTACTGTTCCTCCTGGTGATCGCAACTTTGATGGTGCCGAACCAGATCACCATTATTTCCAACTACGCGCTGATCGCGGAAATGGGTCTGCGCAACACCTACATGGGTGTCATCCTGCCGCTCGCGGCAGTGGCATTCGGCACCTACCTGATGCGCAACCACTTCCTCTCCTTGCCAAAGGAGATCATGGAAGCAGCATCCATGGACGGCGCCGGTTTCTGGACCACCTTGTTCAAGGTAGTGCTGCCAATGTCATGGCCGACGCTGTCGGCGTTTATCTTGATCACCGTCGTCGGTGAATGGAACCAGTACCTCTGGCCATTCCTCATCACCGATACTGCTGCAACCGCACCGCTGCCGGTTGGCCTGACCCGACTGCAAGACGCAGAAGGTCTGACCAACTGGGGTCCAGTGATGGCAGGCACCGTCCTCACAACCGTCCCAATGTTGCTCGTGTTCTTGCTCTTGCAGAAGAACATGATCAAGGGCCTGACCGCTGGTGCGGTCAAGGGATAG